AATGAAAAGATTTTCTTTAAAAACAGCAATTATTACTGGCGGCGGTTCAGGTATTGGTAAAGAAGTGGCAAAACGTTTAGTCGCCGAGGGGGCAAATGTGGTGATTGGTGGGCGTAATGCCGACAAATTGGCACAAGCGGCACAAGAAATTGATCGCACAGGGCAACATATTCGTTATTTAGCAGGGGATATTGCCTTGCCAAGTACCGCACAAGGCTTAGTTGAGTTGGCGGAGCAAGCCTTTGGTGGGGTAGATATTTTGATCAACAATGCTGGGATTTTTAATCCTAAGCCCTTTTTGGACTTATCCGAACAAGAATATGACCAGTTTTTAAATGTGATTTTAAAAGGCAAATTTTTTATGGCACAAGCAGCCGCCAAAGCGATGCAAAAACGGGGTGGTGGGGCGATTGTGCAAACAGGTTCGCTTTGGGCATTACAAGCCGTAGCAGCAACCCCGTCGTCTGCTTATTCTGCGGCTAATGCTGGGGTACACGCCTTAACCAAGAATTTAGCCATTGAGCTAGCCAGTGCCAATATTCGCATTAATACCGTTGCTCCTGCGGTGGTGGAAACCCCTGTTTATCATACGTTTATGACAGAGGAACAAGTGAAAGAAACTTTACCGAGTTTCAATCAATTTCACCCCTTGGGCAGAAACGGACAACCTGCGGATATTGCTGAAGCGATTTTATTTTTCGCCAGTGAACAAGCCGCTTGGATCACAGGCACGGTGCTACCTGTTGACGGCGGTGTAATGGCGGGTAAATAGTGCAAAGTGCGGTCAGTTTTTGAAAAATTTCAGGTAGTCTTTGATGAAAGGCTGTCTGAATAAAGCAATCCATAGCGAGGAGAATGGTATGGCAGATCTTTTTCAACCTTATTGTTTCAATAATGGGGTATGGTTAAAAAATCGCTTAGTGCTTGCCCCCCATGACCCTTTGGTCTTCTTCGCCACAAGGCGAGGTACAGCCTGAAGAATTGGCTTTTTTAGCCAGTCGTGCGCAAGGGGCGGCAATGGTAATTACGGCGGCAGCATTGGTTTCGCCAGAGGGCAAAGCCTTTGCGGGGCAGCCTGAAATCCGTTGGCAATGGCTTGATTCTTTAACCCAATGGGCGAAAAGTATTCAAACGCAGGGGGCGAAAGCGATTTTACAACTGCATCATGGCGGACAGCGTGCATTAGTTAATCAACAAGGGCAAATATTCAATGTCAATCAATTAACTTCTAGCCAAATTGAACGGATTATCCATGCCTTTGCCCAAGCCACAGAAATTGCCTTAGCCGCAGGGTTTGACGGCGTGGAAATCATGGGGGCAAATGGTTTTTTACTGCAACAATTTGTTTCTCGGCAAACCAATCAACGCCAAGACCAATGGGGCGAGCCTTTTGCCTTTGTGCAAGCGGTTTGTCAAGCGGTGTTCTCTCAAGCACAGGCAAAACCCGCGTTTATCGTGGGCTATCGTTTTTCCCCAGAAGAGGCAGGCGAGCAGGGGCTAACCATGGCAGAAACCTTGCAATTAGTGGAACAATTAGCCCAACTTCCCTTGCAATATGTACATATTTCCCTTTGGGATTTTTTCAAAAAAGCCAGACGAGGAGCAGATCCCAATGCCTACCGTATTGCCTTAGTGCATCAACAATTAAATGGGCGTTTGCCCCTAATTGGGGTAGGAAACCTAACGGATATTCACAAAATTCAACACGCCTTTGCCACAGGCTGGGCAGAATTTCTTGCTATAGGTAAAGCCGCCTTGCTTAATCCTGATTGGGTGGCACGCATTGCCACAGAACAACCATTGCGAAGTGAACTGGATCCACAACAAGCTGATCGCTATGGTTTATCCACAGGCTTATGGCAAAAATGCTTACAAGGTGCGAGCTATTTGCCTGTGATAAAAGGGCAGGAAAGTGCGACTAAATTTGAACAACTTTATTAGAGGGAAAAATGGACAACATTATCATTATTGGTGGCGGTATAAGCGGATTATATGCCGCCTATTTACTGCAACAACAAGGGCGAAATTATCAGTTGTTAGAGGCGGATAGCCAATTAGGCGGACGAGCCAAAGGCATTGCCGTTACCGATAATCATCAACTTGAATTGGGAGCAACTTGGTACTGGCGTGATTTTCAAGCTGAATTGGATCAACTGATCCAACAACTTGGCTTAACCACTTTTGATGCCAGCACAGGAAAACTTTTAATGGAATATCAGGCTCATCAACCCGCCAAAGCCTATGCTAGCCCTTATGTGGACGGACAACGCTTGCAAGGCGGAATGCCCGCCCTTATTCACGCCCTTGCTCAAGGCTTAAACCCTCGCAACATTTATCTTAATCAAAGGGTTAAAAGCATTCATTTACAAGGGCAAAAACTGCATATACAAAGCCAAAATCAACATTATCAAGCCAGTCAAGTGTTACTAGCGATACCGCCTCGCCTTGCGGTGCAACAAATCCAGTTTTTTCCAGCGTTGCCACCGATAATTCAACAACAATGGCAAGGGACCGCCACTTGGATGGCTTCACAGGCGAAATATATTGCCGTTTATGATCGTCCTTTTTGGCGAGAACAAGGGCTATCAGGACAAGCACATAGTCAAGTTGGACCGATGGTAGAAGTTCACGATATTAGCGATGAACAAGGCACATTTGGGGCATTATTTGGCTTTATCGGACTATCTGCCAAAGCACGTCAGCAATTAGGCGAAGATAAGCTAATACAGCAATGCCAAGCACAATTCATACGCCTATTTGGGCAATCGGCAAGTGCGGTGCGTGCAAGCTATTTAAAAGATTGGGCAACCGATCCCTTTATCGCCACCCCAGCGGATCAAGCCCCACACTTAACCCACCCCACCGCCCCAATAGCCTTATTACCTGAACCTTGGCAAGCCAAACTCTATGGCATTAGCAGTGAATTTTCCCCTAATTTCACAGGTTTTCTTGCAGGCGCAGTGGAAAGTGCAAGATTAGCAGTGGCGAGGTTATAAAAGTGCGGTGGGTTTTGCAAAAGTTTCAGGCTACCTAAAAACAATCCTATTTATTTCCCTAAATCCGCTTTGGCTTGTTCTAGCCAATTATTGAATTCAATGGCTAAATGCCATTGATGACCAGTTACCATTTCATCAGGGGTATGTTCTGGAAAATAGATACCGAGTTTCACTTGCATACCTGTGGCGGTGTTTTTAAATTCGTGCAAGGCACGGATATGTATGTCTTCGCCGTTGTCTATATGCACGCCTTTAACAAACATTTGTGTTTCATAGTCAGGATCAAGGGGAATATCCGCTTGCTCTGGGTCGGCAAAAATTAACTGGCAATGCACGGGTTTGCCATATAAGCCCATGGTTTCTATGAGTTCTTGGCTATTGTCTTTTGGCTCAATTAAGTAATGTTCTGGCATTGCGCCTAATAATTTTGCTTGTTGGTTATCTTGATTAATTTGATGAAACCAGCCAAGAAATTCTTCTTTAGATAGGTCTTCCACTTCTAACAGCGTAATGCTGGGTTTGTATGTTGTGCTGTTTTTTGACCATTGACGCAATAATTCTGCCATTTCGGCACAATCTTCTGCCAATAATTCGCGTATATTGTCCGCGCCTAATTTTTCTTTTAACAATAATAAGGCAACACGACTGCGTTCTAATTCTTTGGCTAGGATTTGTTCACGGCTAACAATTTGTTGGTTAATTTTTGTGGTTACGTTGAATGTCATAAATACTCCTTATTTTGCTGTAAAAACAAGGCAAATTATGACGAACAGGGTTTG
Above is a window of Volucribacter amazonae DNA encoding:
- a CDS encoding SDR family NAD(P)-dependent oxidoreductase yields the protein MKRFSLKTAIITGGGSGIGKEVAKRLVAEGANVVIGGRNADKLAQAAQEIDRTGQHIRYLAGDIALPSTAQGLVELAEQAFGGVDILINNAGIFNPKPFLDLSEQEYDQFLNVILKGKFFMAQAAAKAMQKRGGGAIVQTGSLWALQAVAATPSSAYSAANAGVHALTKNLAIELASANIRINTVAPAVVETPVYHTFMTEEQVKETLPSFNQFHPLGRNGQPADIAEAILFFASEQAAWITGTVLPVDGGVMAGK
- a CDS encoding NADH-dependent flavin oxidoreductase — translated: MTLWSSSPQGEVQPEELAFLASRAQGAAMVITAAALVSPEGKAFAGQPEIRWQWLDSLTQWAKSIQTQGAKAILQLHHGGQRALVNQQGQIFNVNQLTSSQIERIIHAFAQATEIALAAGFDGVEIMGANGFLLQQFVSRQTNQRQDQWGEPFAFVQAVCQAVFSQAQAKPAFIVGYRFSPEEAGEQGLTMAETLQLVEQLAQLPLQYVHISLWDFFKKARRGADPNAYRIALVHQQLNGRLPLIGVGNLTDIHKIQHAFATGWAEFLAIGKAALLNPDWVARIATEQPLRSELDPQQADRYGLSTGLWQKCLQGASYLPVIKGQESATKFEQLY
- a CDS encoding flavin monoamine oxidase family protein; the protein is MDNIIIIGGGISGLYAAYLLQQQGRNYQLLEADSQLGGRAKGIAVTDNHQLELGATWYWRDFQAELDQLIQQLGLTTFDASTGKLLMEYQAHQPAKAYASPYVDGQRLQGGMPALIHALAQGLNPRNIYLNQRVKSIHLQGQKLHIQSQNQHYQASQVLLAIPPRLAVQQIQFFPALPPIIQQQWQGTATWMASQAKYIAVYDRPFWREQGLSGQAHSQVGPMVEVHDISDEQGTFGALFGFIGLSAKARQQLGEDKLIQQCQAQFIRLFGQSASAVRASYLKDWATDPFIATPADQAPHLTHPTAPIALLPEPWQAKLYGISSEFSPNFTGFLAGAVESARLAVARL